TTCCAGCAGCTCGCGTGCCACGTCGATACGGGCCCGCATGACCCACTGCATCGGCGTGTACCCGGTGTCCTCCGAGAACCGCCGCGAGAACGTACGAGGCGACACCCCGGCGTGCCGGGCCAGCGACTCCAGGGTGAGGGGCTCGCCCAGCCGGCGCAGCGCCCACTCCCGGGTGGCGGCGAACCGCTCGCCGAGCGGCTCCGGCACACTGCGCGGCACGTACTGCGCCTGGCCGCCGCTGCGGTAGGGGGCGGCCACCAGGCGCCGCGCCGCGTGGTTCGACGCGGCCACGCCGAGATCGCCGCGCAGGATGTGCAGGCACAGGTCGATGCCGGACGCGGCGCCCGCCGAGGTGAGGACGCTGCCCTCGTCGACGAACAGGACGTTCTCGTCGACCCGGACGAGCGGGTGCTTGGCGGTGAGCGCCCGCGCGTAGTGCCAGTGTGTCGTCGCGCGCTTACCGTCGAGCAGGCCCGTCGCGGCGAGCGCGAACGCGCCCGTCGAGATGGCGGCGAGCCGCGCGCCCCGCTCGTGGGCCGCGATCAGCGCGTCGATGACGGGCCGCGGCGGGTCCTCGCGGTCGGGGAAGCGGTAGCCGGGGACGAAGACGATGTCGGCCCACGCGAGGGCGTCCAGCCCGTGCGTCACGTGGTAGGAGAGCCCGTCGCCGCCCGCGACGAGCCCGGGGGCAGCGCCGCACACCCGCACCTCGTACGGCATGCTCGCGCGGGTCGTGAAGACCTGCGCGGGGATGCCCACGTCGAGCGGCTTCGCGCCCTCCAGGACGAGGACGGCGACACGGTGGAGAGGGGAGGCTGGCACGCTACCGAGCCTAGGGGGTGTCCGGCGGATCAGGCGCCGCCCGCCCGCCCGGGACCATCGCGGCAGTCCCGGGGCGGATCCGGCTCAGGCCGCCGCGGGCGTACGCGACAGGGCGGTGCGCAGCGCGAAGAAGCCGAGCAGGCCGCCCGACGCGAGCCGCTGAGCGGTCATCACGCGGGGCCGGGCGGCCAGGAACCCCGACACCCGTGCCGCGCCCAGCATGATCAGACCGTTCACGGAGATCCCCACGACGATCTGCACACCACCGAGCTGGAGCAGCTGCGCCCAGTCCGGGCCGGCCTGCGGATCCATGAACTGGGGCAGAAGAGCGGCGTACATGAGGGCGATCTTGGGGTTGAGCAGGTTGGTCAGGAGCCCCGTCGAGAACAGACGGGTGTCGGAGACCGGAGGCAGGTCCCCGGCCGGCGCGAAGGGCGAACGGCCACCGGGCTTGAGCATCCCCCAGGCCAGGTAGGCCAGGTAGGCGGCCCCGGCGAGCTTGACCACCGTGAACGCGAGCGGCACGGCGGCGAACAGCGCGGACAGGCCCGCGGCCGCGGCCACCAGATAGCACACGAATCCCACCGCGGTCCCGCTCAGGCTGACCAGGCCCGCCCTGCGGCCCTGGGTGATCGCGCGAGACGCCAGGTGGATCATGTTCGGTCCCGGAGTCAGGGCCATGCCCAGCTCGATCAGGGCCACTCCGCCCACCGCGGCCAGACTGATCACCGGTCAACTCCCGATCGCTTGCCGGGTAGCCGTACCCGGAGTGGGGTGGCGCCCGGCTGTGTGACGGGCGGCTGCGACGCGTCGGCAGTGCCGCGGTCGACTTCGTGGAGGATACAAGCCGGCCGGTCAGCGGATCCGCGGACCCCACGACGCCCGCCTGCCGGACGGCTCCTGAGCGCAGCCGGCGAGTGTCCCGCCCGGGCCGCCGCCCGCGGTGGGGTATACGTGCCCTGGAGGATCGACCGACCTCCGCGAAGGGAGTGGTTGCCGTGGAGCGAACGACCTGCTGCGTGGTGGGGGGCGGCCCGGCGGGAATGGTGCTCGCGCTGCTGCTGGCCCGTGCCGGTGTGGAGGTGTCGGTGCTGGAGAAACACGGTGACTTCCTGCGCGACTTCCGCGGCGACACCGTGCATCCCACCACCCTGTCACTGCTCGACGACATCGGTCTCGCCGAACGCTTCGCCCGGCTCCCGCAGCGCCGCGTCACCACCGTCCAGCTGCCCATCGGACCCGACCGCACGCTGGTCACCGTCGGCAACATCGGAGCCCTGCCCGGGAAGTACAACTACATCGCGATGGTGCCCCAGTGGGACCTCCTCGACCTCCTCGCCGACGAGGCGCGCCGGGAGCCCGCCTTCCACCTGCGCATGGACACCGAGGCGACCGGCTTCCTCGTCGAGGGCGGACGGGTGCGCGGCGTGCGCTACCGCACCGCGGACGGCGCCACCGGCGAACTCCGGGCCACCCTGACCGTTGCCTGCGACGGCCGCGGCTCACTGGCCAGGGCACTGCCCGAACTCGGCCTGGAGCACTTCCCGTGCCCCATGGACGCCTGGTGGTTCCGCCTGCCGCGCCACGAGAGCGACCCCAGCGGGCTCGTGGGCGGTCTGGGCGACAGGTTCTTCACCGCGCTCATCGACCGCGGGGACTACTGGCAGTGCGCGGCGCTCATCCCGAAGGGGACCGACGCCGAGCGCCGCGCCGAGGGCCTGGAGCGCTTCATGGACCGCTTCGCGGAGGCCGCCCCCTGGCTGGCCGACCGGAGCCACGCCGTCAGCTCCTGGGACGAGGTGAAACTGCTCGACGTACGACTGGACCGGCTGCGCCGCTGGCACCGGCCCGGTCTGCTGTGCATCGGCGACGCCGCCCACGCGATGTCCCCGGTGGGCGGCATCGGCATCAACCTCGCCGTGCAGGACGCGGTCGCCACGGCCCGCCACCTCGTACGCCCGCTCCGCGAGGGCAGGGTGGGCCTGAACGACGTACGCCGGGTCCAGTTCCGCCGCTGGCCCACCACCGTGGCGACCCAGGGGCTCCAACGACTGGCCCACGCCCAGGTCTTCGAACCCATCCTGGAAGGCCGCACCGCGTTCGGTGATCCCCGGCGCGCCCAGCGGATGACGGAACTCGTCACCGAATCGCCCTGGTTGAACCGTATCCCGGCGTACTTCATCGCCTACGGAGCCCTCCGCGAGCGTCCCCCGGCCGAATCACTCCGCTGAGACGCCCGGCCCGCCGGCGGCGGAATCCCCTTGGGTGGATTCCCTGCGGTGGTCGCCGCGGCGCTGCCGTGGCGACCACCGCAGGGACGCCCGTCCTACTGCGCCATCTCGTACGCGCCGGACAGGGCCTCGACCCGGGCCCACACACGGGCCGAGCGGGCCTCGTCGACGACCGGGCGGCGGACGGCGGCCAGCGCCCAGGCCTGCTGCTCCGGCGTGCTGGAGTCCTTGCCGTGCAGTTCCACGGCGTGCTGGGAGAAGTCCCGCACGAGCACCGAGAACAGCTCGTCCAGCACGGACTCGTCCAGGTCCGTCAGGCGGGCCTGCTCCAGGATCAGCTGTCCGTGGACGACCAGGGCGAACAGCTGCCCCACGGAGAGGAGGAAGTCGAGGTCGCGTCCCTGCGCCTCGTCGGGTGCGATGGTCGCCGCGAACTCGGCCAGTGCGTCGGCCTGTTCGCGGAAGCGCGCCACGTTCGGCACGGCGGCGTAGGAGTCGTACGCCGGGCGCCAGTCGTGGAAGCGTACGGAGCCCAGGCCGCGGGCCGGCCCCTGCCGGAACAGGAAGTCGTCGTCGGCGGCGTCGAGGCGCGTCGGTACGGGCTCGTACTCCGCCGGGGCCAGCAGGTGGTTGCGCATGAACTTGAGGATCAGCGCGAGGTTGACGTGGACGGTGCCCTCCAGCTTGGGCAGTCCGCGGATCTCGACGGCCGCCTGGGCGAAGTAGTTGTCCTTCTCGAACCCCTTGGCGGCGATCACGTCCCACATCAGGTCGATGACCTTCTCGCCCTCCGTCGTGACCTTCATCTTGGTCATCGGGTTGAAGAGCAGGTAACGGCGGTCGTCCGGCCCGGCGGAGCGGAAGTAGTCGACGGCGCGGTCGCTGAACAGCTTCATCCCCACGAGGCGGACGTAGGCGTCGGCCAGCTCGCGGCGCACGTGCGGGAAGGCGGTGACGGGCCGGCCGTAGAGGATCCGGTTGTGCGCGTGCGTGACGGCCTCGTACATCGCGTGCTCGCAGATGCCGATCGAGGCGGTGCAGAGGTTGAACTTGCCGACGTTGACGGTGTTGAGCGCGGCGTCGAAGGCGGCGCGCCCGGTGTGCAGGACGTCCTCGGCGGACACCGGGTAGTCCTCCAGGCGGAACTCGCTGACGTACTTGGAGGAGTCGACGACGTTCTTCACGAGCCGGTACGCCGGGTGGCGGCTGTCGGCGGCGAAGAAGACGTAACCGTCCGGGCCTTCGACGTCGGTGCGGCGGCCGAAGACGGAGACGAGCCCGGCGGCGTTGCCGTTGCCGATGTAGTACTTGGATCCGCTGGCGCGGAAGCCGCCGGAGCCGTCGGTGGACGGCTCCAGCAGCATGTCGGTGGAGTAGATGTCGGCGCCGTGGGTCTTCTCGGACAGGCCGAAGGCGAACACCTCGCCCTCCGACAGCAGTTGTGCGGCGCGCTCGCGGGCGGCGGCGTTGTCGCTCTGCCAGACGGGGCCGAGGCCGAGGATGGTCACCTGCCAGGCGTACCAGTAGTCGAGACCGTAGAAGCCGAAGATCTCGTTGAGGGCGGCGATCCGCGCGGTGTCCCAGCGCTTGTCCGGCTCGTCCTCCCCGGCGGCGGCCGCCGGGGTCAGGAACGTCGCGAAGAGGCCTTCCTTGGCGGAGAAGGCGAGGAAGTCGGCCAGCCAGGCTCGGGTGCGGTAGTCCTCGATGATCCGCCGCTTGCCGCGGGCCTCGAACCAGTCGACGGTCGCGCGCAGCAGCCTGCGGGTCTCCGGGTCGAAGTGCGCCGGGTCGTAGGTGTGCGGGTGGAACAGCAGAGGGTCGGACATGGCGGATCACCTTCCGAGGGGTCGGAGTCGGGTCCGCGCGGGTGCGCGGAGGAAGCGGGGGAGGAAGCGGGAGGCGGCGGGGGTGCGCGCGGGCTACGAGGCCGGCGGCGCGGGCGGTGCGGGCGGTGCGGGCGGCGCGGTGCGGCCGAGCCGGTGGAGGGTGGCCAGGACGTCGTCGAGCCAGGCGATCGTCATCCGCTCCTGCGCGATGCCCCCGCGCAGTACGACGTGCTGGAGTTCCTGGCCGGCGTCGAGCGGCGCCGGGGCGTCGGGCCCGGTGAAGTCGCGCAGTTCCCCGGCGAGATAGCGCGTCAGCCGGTCCCGGTGGGCCTGCTGGTGCCGTTCCACCTCGCGGATCAGGGACGCCGGGTCGTCGAAGGCCGCCCCGCGGATCTTCACGGCGAGGTCGTGCCGCAGGCTTTCCGGCTCGATCGGCTCGTGCAGCCACCGCGCGAGCGCGGCCCGGCCGGGACCGGCGGCCGAGTACTCCTTCTTGTCCGGCCGGCCCTGCTGCGGGATCGTACGGACGGCGAGCAGCCCGTCGCTCTCCATGCGCTTGAGCACGCGGTAGATCTGCTGGTGCGTGGCGGTCCAGAAGTAGCCGATCGACCGGTCGAAGCGGCGGGCCAGCTCATAGCCGGAGCCCGGCTTCTCCAGCAGGGAGACGAGGATCGCGTGTTCGAGCGCCATACCCCGATCCTGCTATGCAACTCGTTGCATGGACAAGCGGCGGCGCCCAGGTGAGACGCGGCTCACCCGGGCGCCGCCAGGGGCGGGATTCACGCGGAGGCGTCGGGGATCCAGGAGCCGTGGATCATGGCCGGGACCCGGCGCGGCAGGTGGATCGTGGCGACCGGCGGGACGGTCAGGTCGCCGGCGTCCAGGACCAGCAGCTGCGAGGCGTTCGCGTGCAGGTCGCTGACCACCGTCAGCAGGTACCCGGCGTCCTCCTGCGACGCGCCCGCGCCCTCGGCGGGTACGAACACGGCCTCGCTGGGAAGCCGCCCGGCACCGAACGGCAGCAGTTGCCGGGCCCCGGTGGAGCGGTCGTACTTGACGAGCGTGTGGGCGGCCGTCCCCATGTCGTCGGGGAAGGCGAGCGCGTACTGGTAGCGGTGTTCGATGCCGAGGAAGGCGTCGTTGATGGTCGGGAACTCCACGGTGAGGTCGTCGGTCACCTCCTCCTTGACGGCGCCCGCCGCCAGGTCGACGGTCCAGCGGGTGCTGCGCGAGCCGTGGTTGGGCTCGGCCCCCCGGTCCTCGGCGCCGACCCACCAGTTCCAGGAGCGCTGCCAGCCCTCCCGGCCCACGCTCGGGCCCTCGACGACGATGCGCCCGTGGGGGTCCTCGTAGGCGTTGGCGAAGTGCATGCCGTAGCCCTGCCCGATCTCGAACCAGCGGATCTCGCGGGCCCGTCCGCCGCCGCCCGCGCCCGCGGCCGTGCGCGGCATGACGCCGATGCGCGAGATCTGCTCGTCGTCCCAGCTGTACGGGATGCCCGAGCGCTCTGCGGGGTCGAACGTCACGGAGCCCTCCAGGAACACCACGTAGTGCTCGGTGAGGGCGAAGTCGTGTTTGAGTGCCGCGCTCGCGCCCGGTACCTCCTGGCTCTCCAGCACCTGCCCGTCGGCGGTGGCGACGTGGTGGACCAGGTACGGCGGGAAGGGGGAGGAGGCGAAGAAGTGCAGCTCGCCGGTGACCGGGTCCTCCTTGGGGTGGGCGGTCATCGCCGAGGTCAGCCTGCCTCCGAAGTCGTAGGCCCCTACGGTGTCCAGGTCCGCCGTCAGCTCGAAGGGCAGGGCCGCTTCGCTGAGGGCGAGGAGCCGGCCGGCGTGTTCGATGACGTGGGTGCCGGCCGTGCTGGCGGTGAGGTCGGGGCCCTTGTCGGTCATGTAGGGGGCGCCGTCGAGGGCGGGGGTGTGGACCCAGCGGTTGCGGTACCACTCGGCGCGTCCGTCGCGCAGGCGGATGCCGTGGACCATGCCGCTGCCCTTGAACCAGTGGGTGGGGGTGATCCCGGGCTTGGGGTTGTGGCTGTTGCGGATGAGCCTGCCGGACAGCTCGGGCGGGATGGTGCCTTCGACGGTGAGTCCGGTGGCGGTGATCTCGTCGGTGACGGGGGTGTAGTGGCCGGTCAGATATGGCTTCGGGATGCTGGTCACGGCGGGTCCTCGATTCTGGGACGGCGGAGCGGAACGGTGGGTGAGTGGTTTCTGGGGAAGCGGGTGCGATCAGTCCCGCTCGGGGGCGGTGGTGGCGGTGGCGGCCGCAGCGGCCTCGGCCTCGGCCCGGACCTTCAGTGCGGCGAGCCAGGCGTCCAGCGACTGCCGCAGCACCTGTTCCATCTCCGTAGGCCGGGCCTCGACGGGTGCGCCGCTCCAGGACTCCTCGGTGCGGACCGTCACGGTGCCGGGCGCCGTCTCCTGGAACGTCCAGACGTGGATGCCGTCGATGCCGTGTGCCGGGCCGCCCCAAACGATCCGCTCGCCGGGGACGACCTGGTGGACGGTGGAGGTGATGTCCAGGCCGTGGGTCAGCCAGCGGAAGGCGGTGCCGGGGGTCAGCGGGCCGGCGTACTCGACCCGGTCCACGTCCGTGTTCCAGTCGGGCCAGGCGGCGATGTCCGTGTGCAGGCTCCAGACCGTCGGGAGCGGGGCGTGCACGGTGGTTTCGACGCGGACGACGACCGGTGCTTCGGAGTCGACGGCGGTGGGGTGCGTGGTCATGGGGGTTGCTCCTTCGGTGGTGGTGGGGTCAGCGGGTGCGGGATGGCGGGCGGACGGCGGTCGGCGGCGGGGGAGCGGCGGGGACGGTTCCCCGCGGCGGGCGGGTTCCGCGGGCGAGCAGTGGAGTGAGGGCCGCCCCGACGCCGAGGACGGCGGCTGACATCAGGAAGGCGGCGCGGTACCCCTCGGTGAGGGCCGCGGTGTGCGGCAGGTCGGAGGCGGCGGTGCGGGCGGCTGCCAGGGTCCCCAGCACGGCGAGGCCGACGGCGCCGCCGACCTGGCGGGTGGTGTTGACCAGGCCGCCGGCCACTCCCGCGTCGGCGGGCTCCACCCCGTCCACAGCCGCTCCGGTGAGCTGGACGAAGGTCGTGCCGAGGCCGGCGCCGACGAGGAGGACGGGGCCGAGCAGGTGGACGAGGAAGGTGCCGTCGGCCGGAATCCGGGCCAGCCACAGGAATCCGGCGGCCTGGACCGCCAGGCCCGCGAGGAGGGTGCGGTGCGGGCCGATGCGGCGGGCGAGGACAGGCGCCAGTCCCGAGCCGATCATGTTCGCCGCGGCGAGCGGCAGTTGGGACAGGCCCGCTTCCAAGGCGCTCGCGCCGAGCACCTGTTGCTGATAGAGGGGGAGGAAGAAGAACAGGCCGACCCAGACCGCACCGAGCAGCGCCATGACGAGGTTGGCGGGACCCGCGGCGCCGCGGGTGAGGAGCCTCGGCGGCAGGAGCGGCGCCGGGTGGCGCCGTTCGAGCCGCACGAAGAGGGTGAGCAGCACGGCCGCCGCTCCGAAGGAGCCGAGGACGAGGGGGTCGGTCCAGCCGGAGCGGCCCGCGGCCGTGAGCCCGAAGACGAGCGCGACCAGCCCGGAGGTGACGGTGAGGGCTCCGGTCGCGTCGAGACGTGAGCGGGGCTCGGCGTCCTCCTTCCGGTCGGCGGGTACGAGCCGCAGGGTGGCGGCCAGGACCACCGCCGCGCCGACGCCGGAGGCGTGGAACACCCAGGGCCAGCCGGGGCCTTCGGTCAGTACGCCGCCGAGCACGACCCCGGCCGCGCCGCCCGCGCCGGAGACGGCGCCCCACACCCCGAGGGCCCTGGCGCGGGCGGTGCCGGGCGGGTGGAGCCGCATGACCAGGGACAGTGCGGCGGGGGCGATCGCCGCGGCACCGACCCCCTGCGCCGTGCGGGCGGTGACGAGCATCCAGGGCGTGCTCGCCAGCCCTGCGGCGACGGCCGCCACGGTGAAGACGGCGAGGCCGGCCGTCAGTACGCGGCGCCGCCCGAGAAGGTCCGCCGCCCGGCCGCCGAGCAGGAGCAGCGCGCCGAAGGCGAGGCCGTACGCGTTGACGACCCAGGACATGCCCGCGTCGGACAGGCCGACCCCGTCGCGCACGGCGGGGAGGGCGACGTTCACGATCGACGTGCTGAGGGTGACCGCGAACTGGGCGGCGGCGAGCGCCACCAGGGCCGCGGCGGCGGGAGCGGGGGTTCGGCGGTCGGGCGGTGTGGCGTCCATGCTGCGATCTCCTGTGTGTGGTTGACCACTCACTCTTGGGTCCGAAAGAAGGGCGGACCGTGTGGGTCCGCCGGGCCGTAGCACTAGTAGTGCCGGATGCCGTCCGCAAGCGTCCGGGACCAGGGTGCGTCCACCTCGTGCGCGTCCAGCGACACCAGGAGGTGGCAGAGCATGCCGGTCGCGAAGAACTGCTGGACGTCTGCCTCCGCCGCGCCCGACGCGCCGCGCACGTACTCCACCATTCGGGCGTAGCCGGCGCGCACCGCCTCGCGTACGGCCGTCTCGGAGACGGCCGCGGCCTGGGCGTGGGTCAGGACGAGGAGCAGGTCTTTGTCGGCGATCAGGCGGGCGTACGTGTCGCCCATGGTGTGCAGGACGGCCTCGGGGCTGCTTCCCTGCGCCTGGGCCGCGCCCTCTTCGAGGCTGGTGCGCACGCGGGTGAAGCAGCGCTCGACGACGGCGGTGAAGAGTGCCTCCTTGTTCGGGAACAGCCGGTAGACGTAGGCCTGGGAGATCCCGGCGGCCTTGGCCACCTCGGTGGTCGTCGTGCCGAAGTAGCCGCGGGCGGCGAAGGCTCCGATGGCCGTCCCCAGGACGGTCTCGCGGCGCTCTTCGGCCGAGGAGAGCTGGCGTCGTCGTTCCGTGTTCATGTGAGTAATAAACCACTCACACTCGTGGGAGTCAATGCCTTTCGCCGACGGGGACGGGCGGCCCGGCGTCCACTGGTCGTGTCAAGTCCCGAAAGGTCGCGACATGACGCGGCGCGGGGGCGGGCGGCCTACTCGACGTACGGGTTCACACCCACAACGTGGCCCCATCGATGCCGCGGGTGATCGGACGGCCCCGCCCGGGACCGTCCCTTCGGCGACTTCGGCATCGCGGCACGGTTTCGAGGATCCCCTCCGGGATGTGGAGGCGTTGACGGCCAGAAGGAGCGAGCGCATGCGAGTCACCATCGTTGTCCCAGTGCCCTGTGACAGGGGGCGAGTGTCGTGAGTTCCATGCCCTCTTCGTCTTCCGAGCACCCCTCGGGCCCCCCGCCCGGCCCGCTGTCGGGCCGGGGGGCGCAGCCGCAGCCCGCGCCTCCACCGGAGGCTCCGCCGCCGGTGCCGCCCCCGCCTCCGCCGCCGTCCCAACCGACGGAGCCTTCCGCGCCGCCCGCGGGCGGGAACGGGGAACGGCGGCCGAGGTCCCGCTGGCGGTCACGCAGGACCGTGGTGAGTGCGAGCACCGCGGCCGTCGTCGTCTCGGCGGCCGTCGTCAGCTTCACGGTGCTGGGAGGCAACACCGCGGCCGGCGGCGAGGTCTTCCTGGAGGCCGCCGCGGCTGCCGGGCCGGATCCCTTCACCCCGTCGACGGCCGTTGAACCGGAGCAGGCCGTGGCCGCGCCCGCGACGGCCGGGACGGTCCAGGGCGGTACGGGCGGCGCGCGCACCCTCGAAGTCGACGGCGGACACCCGGGCCTGTACGGCGGCACGCGGAACGTCGCGAGCTGTGACGTGGAAAAGCAGATCAAGTTCCTCGCTGAGCACGCGGACAAGGGCGGTGCCTTCGCCGCCACCCTGGGCGTCCGGCAGGCCGGGATCCCCTCCTATCTGCGGTCGCTCACGCCGGTCCGGCTGGGCTGGGACACCCGGGTCACCAACCACGGGTACAGGAACGACGCGCCCACGGGCTATCAGGCGATCCTGCAGGCCGGTACGTCGGTCCTGGTCGACGGACATGGCGTCCCCAGGGTCCGGTGTGCCTGCGGAAACCCGCTGACGCCGCCGGTCGCGGTCCGCGGCAAGCCCAGGATCAGCGGTACGGAGTGGTCCTCGTTCCGGTCCGCCGAGCTGGTGGCGGTCAAGCCCGCGGCGAAGCCGGTGAAGACGGTCACGGTCTTCGACCCGGCGCGCAAGAGCTGGTACCAGCGCCCGAGCGGCGCCGCAGGGGGCCGGTCCGACCGCGAGGTGGAGCCGCCGCCGAGCCAGCCGGCCGGCTCGTCGTACCCGGCACTGCCGCCGGCCCACCAGGGATCGGCCCGGACGAGCCCCGGCGACGCTGACACGAAGCCCCGGGAGCCGGCGAAGAGCCCGGACCGCGCGCCTGAACCGGCGCCGGGGGTTGCGCCCGGCCGCAACCCCGAGCCGGCCCAGGAGCCCGGCGGGCAGCACCACGGGGACAAGCAGCAGGCTCCGCAGAAGGACGCCCCGAAGCGGCCTGACACGACACGGGACGAGTCTCCGCACGAACGGGGCCCGGACCACGGCAGGGAACCCGGCAAGGCGCCGCCGGACAAAGCTCCGGAGAAGGCCCCTGAGAAGGCCCCTGAGAAGGCCCCGGACAAAGCTCCGGAGAAGGCCCCGGACACAGCTCCGGAGAAGGCTCCGGAGAAGGCCCCGGACACGGCTCCGGAGAAGGCCCCGGACACAACTCCGGACAAGGCCCCGGGCAAGGCCCCGCAGGAGGCTCCGGCGAAGGAGCAAAGCCCTGGCAGTCCGCCCGGGACGGTTCCAGGCGGGGAACGGGACCAGGGATCCGGCCGAGATCCCGGCAAGCGACCCGGCAAGGCGCGGGACCGGGAATCGGGCACGGGCCAGGGGAAGGACCCCGGCAAGGCGCCGGACGAGACACCGGCGAAGGATCCGGGAACGGGCCAGGGCGAGAAGCCAGGCCGCGATCCCGCGGGCGTTCCCGGCAAGGCGCCCGGACAGGATTCAGAATCGGGCCCGGGCAAGTCCCCCGGCCAGGAACCGGGCCAGGAGCCGGGCACCGGCCAGGGGTCGGACCGGGTACCCGGCGGGGTGCCGGAGAAGGGCACGGGCAAGGCGCCCGGTCAGGAATCCGGCAAAGGCAAGGGCGAGGGCCGGGCGCCGGGTCAGGGATCGGGCACCGGCCAGGGCAAGGACCCGGAGACCACTCCCGGACGGCAGGAGCCGGGCTCCGGCGGCCAGGGGTCGAGCCGGCCGCCCGGGAAGGTGCCGCCGGAGCCCGGAGGCACCCCCGGCAAGGATTCGGGCAAGGCGCCGGGCCAGGGCACGGGCAAGGCGCCCGGCCACGGCACGGGTACGGGTAACGGCCAGAGCACGGACAAGACCCCCGGTCAGGAGCCCGGCGGCGGTTCGGGCAAGGCGCCCGGCAGCGGTACCGGCGAGGGCTCGGGCAAGGCGCCCGGCCAGGGCACGGGCAAGGCGCCCGGCCAGAGCACGGGCAAGGCACCCGATCCCGGCCCCGGCGACGGCACCGGCAAGGCGCCCGGCCACGAGGCGGGCAACGGCAGCGGCAAGGTCCAGGGCGGGGGACAGGGGCCGGGCTCGGGGCAGGCGCCCGCCCAGGAGACGGGCGGCGGAGACCAGAGCCGTGAGACCGGCCGGGACGGTCCTGGACCCGGGAGCAAGCGGGTCCAGGACGGCCCTGTCGGCGGCGGTACGCAACAGCAGCCGAGCAGAACCGGGGATTCGGGGAGCCGGGAGGACCAGCCGCTGCTCAGGTAGCGCCCTGCATGCCGAGGCCGAGGCCGGTGTCACTCCCGTACCAGGTCCCCGAACCGGCGGCGAGTGCAACACGGTCCGAGCAGCGGCGACAGGGTTCACGGCACGCACTCCGAAGGGAGAGATA
This DNA window, taken from Streptomyces sp. TN58, encodes the following:
- a CDS encoding GlxA family transcriptional regulator gives rise to the protein MPASPLHRVAVLVLEGAKPLDVGIPAQVFTTRASMPYEVRVCGAAPGLVAGGDGLSYHVTHGLDALAWADIVFVPGYRFPDREDPPRPVIDALIAAHERGARLAAISTGAFALAATGLLDGKRATTHWHYARALTAKHPLVRVDENVLFVDEGSVLTSAGAASGIDLCLHILRGDLGVAASNHAARRLVAAPYRSGGQAQYVPRSVPEPLGERFAATREWALRRLGEPLTLESLARHAGVSPRTFSRRFSEDTGYTPMQWVMRARIDVARELLERSQRGVEQIAADVGLGTGANLRLHFQRILGTSPTEYRRTFTKGE
- a CDS encoding LysE family translocator, producing the protein MISLAAVGGVALIELGMALTPGPNMIHLASRAITQGRRAGLVSLSGTAVGFVCYLVAAAAGLSALFAAVPLAFTVVKLAGAAYLAYLAWGMLKPGGRSPFAPAGDLPPVSDTRLFSTGLLTNLLNPKIALMYAALLPQFMDPQAGPDWAQLLQLGGVQIVVGISVNGLIMLGAARVSGFLAARPRVMTAQRLASGGLLGFFALRTALSRTPAAA
- a CDS encoding FAD-dependent oxidoreductase, which encodes MERTTCCVVGGGPAGMVLALLLARAGVEVSVLEKHGDFLRDFRGDTVHPTTLSLLDDIGLAERFARLPQRRVTTVQLPIGPDRTLVTVGNIGALPGKYNYIAMVPQWDLLDLLADEARREPAFHLRMDTEATGFLVEGGRVRGVRYRTADGATGELRATLTVACDGRGSLARALPELGLEHFPCPMDAWWFRLPRHESDPSGLVGGLGDRFFTALIDRGDYWQCAALIPKGTDAERRAEGLERFMDRFAEAAPWLADRSHAVSSWDEVKLLDVRLDRLRRWHRPGLLCIGDAAHAMSPVGGIGINLAVQDAVATARHLVRPLREGRVGLNDVRRVQFRRWPTTVATQGLQRLAHAQVFEPILEGRTAFGDPRRAQRMTELVTESPWLNRIPAYFIAYGALRERPPAESLR
- a CDS encoding acyl-CoA dehydrogenase family protein; this translates as MSDPLLFHPHTYDPAHFDPETRRLLRATVDWFEARGKRRIIEDYRTRAWLADFLAFSAKEGLFATFLTPAAAAGEDEPDKRWDTARIAALNEIFGFYGLDYWYAWQVTILGLGPVWQSDNAAARERAAQLLSEGEVFAFGLSEKTHGADIYSTDMLLEPSTDGSGGFRASGSKYYIGNGNAAGLVSVFGRRTDVEGPDGYVFFAADSRHPAYRLVKNVVDSSKYVSEFRLEDYPVSAEDVLHTGRAAFDAALNTVNVGKFNLCTASIGICEHAMYEAVTHAHNRILYGRPVTAFPHVRRELADAYVRLVGMKLFSDRAVDYFRSAGPDDRRYLLFNPMTKMKVTTEGEKVIDLMWDVIAAKGFEKDNYFAQAAVEIRGLPKLEGTVHVNLALILKFMRNHLLAPAEYEPVPTRLDAADDDFLFRQGPARGLGSVRFHDWRPAYDSYAAVPNVARFREQADALAEFAATIAPDEAQGRDLDFLLSVGQLFALVVHGQLILEQARLTDLDESVLDELFSVLVRDFSQHAVELHGKDSSTPEQQAWALAAVRRPVVDEARSARVWARVEALSGAYEMAQ
- a CDS encoding PadR family transcriptional regulator, with amino-acid sequence MALEHAILVSLLEKPGSGYELARRFDRSIGYFWTATHQQIYRVLKRMESDGLLAVRTIPQQGRPDKKEYSAAGPGRAALARWLHEPIEPESLRHDLAVKIRGAAFDDPASLIREVERHQQAHRDRLTRYLAGELRDFTGPDAPAPLDAGQELQHVVLRGGIAQERMTIAWLDDVLATLHRLGRTAPPAPPAPPAPPAS
- a CDS encoding carotenoid oxygenase family protein, which encodes MTSIPKPYLTGHYTPVTDEITATGLTVEGTIPPELSGRLIRNSHNPKPGITPTHWFKGSGMVHGIRLRDGRAEWYRNRWVHTPALDGAPYMTDKGPDLTASTAGTHVIEHAGRLLALSEAALPFELTADLDTVGAYDFGGRLTSAMTAHPKEDPVTGELHFFASSPFPPYLVHHVATADGQVLESQEVPGASAALKHDFALTEHYVVFLEGSVTFDPAERSGIPYSWDDEQISRIGVMPRTAAGAGGGGRAREIRWFEIGQGYGMHFANAYEDPHGRIVVEGPSVGREGWQRSWNWWVGAEDRGAEPNHGSRSTRWTVDLAAGAVKEEVTDDLTVEFPTINDAFLGIEHRYQYALAFPDDMGTAAHTLVKYDRSTGARQLLPFGAGRLPSEAVFVPAEGAGASQEDAGYLLTVVSDLHANASQLLVLDAGDLTVPPVATIHLPRRVPAMIHGSWIPDASA
- a CDS encoding SRPBCC family protein, giving the protein MTTHPTAVDSEAPVVVRVETTVHAPLPTVWSLHTDIAAWPDWNTDVDRVEYAGPLTPGTAFRWLTHGLDITSTVHQVVPGERIVWGGPAHGIDGIHVWTFQETAPGTVTVRTEESWSGAPVEARPTEMEQVLRQSLDAWLAALKVRAEAEAAAAATATTAPERD
- a CDS encoding MFS transporter encodes the protein MDATPPDRRTPAPAAAALVALAAAQFAVTLSTSIVNVALPAVRDGVGLSDAGMSWVVNAYGLAFGALLLLGGRAADLLGRRRVLTAGLAVFTVAAVAAGLASTPWMLVTARTAQGVGAAAIAPAALSLVMRLHPPGTARARALGVWGAVSGAGGAAGVVLGGVLTEGPGWPWVFHASGVGAAVVLAATLRLVPADRKEDAEPRSRLDATGALTVTSGLVALVFGLTAAGRSGWTDPLVLGSFGAAAVLLTLFVRLERRHPAPLLPPRLLTRGAAGPANLVMALLGAVWVGLFFFLPLYQQQVLGASALEAGLSQLPLAAANMIGSGLAPVLARRIGPHRTLLAGLAVQAAGFLWLARIPADGTFLVHLLGPVLLVGAGLGTTFVQLTGAAVDGVEPADAGVAGGLVNTTRQVGGAVGLAVLGTLAAARTAASDLPHTAALTEGYRAAFLMSAAVLGVGAALTPLLARGTRPPRGTVPAAPPPPTAVRPPSRTR